The nucleotide sequence GAATCGAGGATGGAACAGCAACAGCGGCGACGGTCGCGACTTGGGGGCGTTCGAACTGCCGGACGCGAGTGACGACAGCGTCGTGCGGGTCCGTTTTGATGCCGCGGTCTACACGGCTCAGGTTTCGCCCCGCAACGCGGCGACCGAGCCCGGCGTCGCACTGGTCGAAATCTACGACGGTGCGGTCGACGAGCTGCGCACTCGTCTCACCAACCTATCCGCCCGCACAAACCTCACGGCCAACGGCGATGTGACTATCGGTTTCGTTCTCAAAGGGGCCACGCCTCGCACCCTGCTGCTGCGTGCGGTCGGTCCCGGCCTGGACGAGTTCCTGAATCCGGCAACCACCCTGAATGATCCGCGACTCACCCTGCTTGCCGGTCAAACCGCCGAAGTGGGCAACGATGATTGGCGAGGGTTTGAACGCGTGCGCGCCGCCGCGGAAACGGTTGGAGCTTTTCCCCTGCAGAATGACAGTGCCGACGCCGCTTTTGTCATCAGCGTGCCTCCCGGCGCTTACACCGCCCGCGTGACCGCCCCGTCCGGCCAAAGCGGGATCGTGCTGGTCGAAGTCTACCTGCTCCCGGAGTAACCGCCCGCCCGTTCCCCGCGATCTTTCTCTTTCTCTCAGGATCGATCGGTCCGCAGCGCGGGGAGAACGATTACGAGTAACGAGAACGATTGAGAAAACGGGGCGATGACCTCCGGGCGTTGAGGGCAAAAAAAAACGGCCACCCCGCGAAGGATGGCCGTTGAAGGAATATAAGTTGAGTCGCGACTCGGATCAGATGGCGGCTTCGCCGCGCTCGTCGGTGCGAATACGCACGGCCTCTTCGAGACCAACGACGAACACTTTGCCGTCACCGATCTTGCCGGTCTTGGCCGCACCCACGATGGTGTCGACCGCTTTGCCGACGACGTCGTCGGGGACCACGATCTCGATCTTCACCTTGGGGAGGAAGTCGACGGTGTATTCACTGCCGCGATAGATTTCGGTGTGACCCTTTTGACGACCAAAGCCTTTGACTTCAGTCACGGTCATACCCTCAACGCCGATTTCGGAAAGGGCTTCCTTAACCTCTTCCAGTTTGAAGGGCTTGATGATGGCGAGGATGAGTTTCATACGATAAATAATGAAGGTTTCGATGTAAGAGATAGGACTCCCGCTCCATCGGCGCAAGCTTCGTGCCTACGCCGATTTTGCGAGAATTTCATCAGCCTTTGTGCGCCGGGGTAAAGTCCGGATAGGCTTCGGCTCCATGTTCGCCGAGATCGAGACCTTCGGACTCTTCGTCCGCGCTGACGCGCAGGCCGAGAGTGACCTTGACGAGGGTCGCGAGGATGAGAGACGCGATGAACGCGAAGGCGGAGACGGAGAGCGTGCCGATCAGCTGGATGCCGAAGGGAGCCGCGTCGGAGAAGATGGCGACTGCCACCGTGCCCCAGATACCACAGATACCGTGGACCGAGATGGCACCAACCGGGTCGTCGATCTTGATCTTGTCAAAGAAGATGATCGAGAAGACCACGAGCGCACCGGCGATGATGCCGATCCAGATGGAACCAGACATGGACACCGAGTCCGCACCAGCGGTGATGCCGACGAGACCGGCGAGCACACCGTTGAGACCCATGGAGAGGTCGGGCTTCTTAAGGAGCGCCCAGCTGACGAGCATCGCGGAAACGGCACCGGCCGCAGCGGCGAGCGTCGTGGTCACGAAGACGTAGGAGACACCACGAGGATCAGCGCTGAGCACCGAACCGCCGTTAAAGCCATACCAACCGAGCCAGAGGAGGAACACACCAATGGCGGCGAGCGGCATGGAGTGACCGAGGATCGGCTTCACTTTGCCCCCGGCGAGATACTTGCCATTGCGGGGACCGAGCACAATCACGGCGGCGAGAGCGGCGAAACCACCGAACGCATGCACGAGGGAGGAACCGGCGAAATCGTAGAAGCCCTTTTCGGCGAGCCAACCACCACCCCACTGCCAGGAACCGGTGATCGGGTAGAAGAAGGTCACGAGCAGCGTCGCGTAGACCATGAAGCCACCGAGCTTAACGCGCTCGGCGACGGCACCGGAGACGATGGTCGCGGCGGTGGCGGCAAACATGGCCTGGAAGATGAAGTCCGTCCACCACGTGTAAGAGGCGTAGGCGTCGGTCATCATGGTCATGTCTTCGTTATCGACGCCAAACCAGGAACCGGTGGCGAAGAAGCCGTTGAAGTCCCCCGGATACATGGAGTTGAAGCCCCAGAAGGCGTAACCGAGAATACCGATGGCGACGATGAACAGATTCTTGAAGAGAATGTTAACCGTGTTCTTCGACTGACAGAGTCCGGTCTCCACACAGGAGAAGCCCAAGTGCATGATAAACACGAGAGCGGCCGAAATCAGGAGCCATAGATTGTTGACGGTGAAGAGGGCGAATCCGCCGGATTCGGCGAATGCGTCATAGGACTCGTAGGGCGGAGGCTCATCTTGACCGAAGAGTGGCGAGAGCGCAGCCAGCAAGACGAAGAGTCCGGAGATCTTCAGCCAGCTGGTCAGTTGCTGG is from Synoicihabitans lomoniglobus and encodes:
- a CDS encoding P-II family nitrogen regulator, translating into MKLILAIIKPFKLEEVKEALSEIGVEGMTVTEVKGFGRQKGHTEIYRGSEYTVDFLPKVKIEIVVPDDVVGKAVDTIVGAAKTGKIGDGKVFVVGLEEAVRIRTDERGEAAI
- a CDS encoding ammonium transporter, which produces MKLRSQQLTSWLKISGLFVLLAALSPLFGQDEPPPYESYDAFAESGGFALFTVNNLWLLISAALVFIMHLGFSCVETGLCQSKNTVNILFKNLFIVAIGILGYAFWGFNSMYPGDFNGFFATGSWFGVDNEDMTMMTDAYASYTWWTDFIFQAMFAATAATIVSGAVAERVKLGGFMVYATLLVTFFYPITGSWQWGGGWLAEKGFYDFAGSSLVHAFGGFAALAAVIVLGPRNGKYLAGGKVKPILGHSMPLAAIGVFLLWLGWYGFNGGSVLSADPRGVSYVFVTTTLAAAAGAVSAMLVSWALLKKPDLSMGLNGVLAGLVGITAGADSVSMSGSIWIGIIAGALVVFSIIFFDKIKIDDPVGAISVHGICGIWGTVAVAIFSDAAPFGIQLIGTLSVSAFAFIASLILATLVKVTLGLRVSADEESEGLDLGEHGAEAYPDFTPAHKG